In Mycobacterium tuberculosis H37Rv, a single window of DNA contains:
- a CDS encoding transcriptional regulator, giving the protein MASDNRDPIAAARANWERSGWGDVSLGMVAVTSVMRAHQILLARVETALRPYDLSFSRFELLRLLAFSRIGALPITKASDRLQVHVTSVTHAIRRLEADGLVRRVPHPTDGRTTLVQITELGRSTVEDATVTLNEQVFANVGMGAEESQALVSAVETLRRNAGDF; this is encoded by the coding sequence GTGGCCTCAGATAATCGCGACCCCATCGCCGCAGCACGGGCCAACTGGGAGCGTTCCGGGTGGGGTGATGTGTCGCTAGGCATGGTGGCGGTGACGTCGGTGATGCGTGCGCATCAGATTCTGCTGGCCCGCGTCGAGACGGCGCTGCGCCCCTATGACCTGAGTTTCTCCCGCTTCGAGCTGCTGCGGCTGCTGGCGTTCAGCCGTATCGGAGCGCTACCGATCACCAAAGCGTCGGACCGATTGCAGGTTCACGTGACCAGCGTCACCCACGCGATCCGCCGGCTGGAGGCCGATGGATTGGTGCGGCGGGTTCCGCACCCCACCGACGGGCGGACCACACTGGTGCAGATCACCGAGCTGGGTCGCTCCACGGTCGAGGACGCCACCGTCACCCTCAACGAGCAGGTGTTCGCCAACGTTGGGATGGGCGCCGAGGAATCGCAGGCGCTGGTGTCGGCCGTCGAAACGTTGCGGCGCAACGCCGGCGACTTTTGA
- the mapA gene encoding methionine aminopeptidase, producing MRPLARLRGRRVVPQRSAGELDAMAAAGAVVAAALRAIRAAAAPGTSSLSLDEIAESVIRESGATPSFLGYHGYPASICASINDRVVHGIPSTAEVLAPGDLVSIDCGAVLDGWHGDAAITFGVGALSDADEALSEATRESLQAGIAAMVVGNRLTDVAHAIETGTRAAELRYGRSFGIVAGYGGHGIGRQMHMDPFLPNEGAPGRGPLLAAGSVLAIEPMLTLGTTKTVVLDDKWTVTTADGSRAAHWEHTVAVTDDGPRILTLG from the coding sequence ATGCGCCCACTGGCACGGCTGCGGGGTCGCAGGGTCGTGCCGCAGCGCAGTGCCGGCGAACTCGACGCGATGGCCGCGGCGGGCGCCGTCGTTGCCGCCGCGCTGCGGGCGATCCGTGCGGCAGCGGCTCCCGGCACATCCAGCCTGAGTCTCGACGAGATCGCCGAGTCGGTGATCCGCGAATCCGGCGCCACCCCGTCGTTTCTGGGCTATCACGGCTACCCGGCCTCGATCTGCGCGTCGATCAACGACCGGGTGGTTCATGGCATCCCGTCGACCGCCGAGGTGCTCGCGCCCGGTGATCTGGTATCCATCGACTGCGGTGCGGTGCTGGACGGTTGGCATGGCGATGCGGCGATCACTTTCGGGGTTGGCGCCCTGAGCGACGCCGACGAAGCGCTGTCGGAGGCGACAAGGGAATCGCTTCAGGCCGGCATCGCCGCGATGGTGGTCGGCAATCGGTTGACCGACGTCGCGCATGCCATCGAAACGGGTACCCGTGCCGCCGAGCTCCGTTATGGACGCTCGTTCGGGATCGTCGCCGGTTACGGGGGCCACGGCATCGGCCGCCAGATGCATATGGATCCGTTCTTGCCGAACGAGGGTGCGCCGGGGCGCGGTCCGCTGCTGGCTGCCGGCTCGGTGCTGGCCATCGAACCGATGCTGACCCTCGGTACCACCAAAACGGTGGTGCTCGACGACAAATGGACGGTCACGACCGCCGATGGGTCACGTGCGGCACACTGGGAACACACCGTGGCGGTAACCGACGACGGGCCCCGAATTCTGACGCTCGGTTAG
- a CDS encoding transcriptional regulator (This region is a possible MT-complex-specific genomic island (See Becq et al., 2007 PMID:17545187).) — translation METLLKTSEAAQILGVSRQHVVNMCDRGEMVCVHVGSHRRVPSSEVERVTSRRLTREEERSLWLHRALLSPLLTEPDTVVSAARENLRRWSGMHRRDGMAGWYFTKWQRVLNDGLDAVMHVLTSPSEDAREMRQNSPFAGILPEATRVAVLRSFKDHWDREHERAMTE, via the coding sequence ATGGAGACTCTGCTGAAGACGAGTGAGGCCGCGCAGATACTCGGGGTATCGCGGCAGCATGTCGTCAACATGTGTGACCGCGGCGAGATGGTGTGCGTGCACGTCGGCAGCCATCGGCGGGTGCCCAGTAGCGAAGTCGAGCGCGTCACGAGCCGCCGGTTGACCCGCGAGGAGGAAAGGTCGCTGTGGCTGCATCGCGCCCTGCTGAGCCCGCTGTTGACCGAACCGGATACGGTCGTCTCCGCCGCACGAGAGAACTTGCGTCGCTGGTCGGGTATGCATCGTCGGGACGGCATGGCGGGGTGGTATTTCACGAAGTGGCAGCGTGTCCTTAACGACGGCCTCGACGCGGTCATGCACGTATTGACCAGCCCTTCGGAGGACGCTCGGGAGATGCGGCAGAACTCCCCGTTCGCGGGCATACTGCCGGAGGCGACGAGGGTCGCGGTGCTGCGGTCGTTCAAGGATCACTGGGATCGCGAGCACGAGCGGGCCATGACGGAATGA
- a CDS encoding hypothetical protein (This region is a possible MT-complex-specific genomic island (See Becq et al., 2007 PMID:17545187).): protein MSFVIAAPEAIAAAATDLASIGSTIGAANAAAAANTTAVLAAGADQVSVAIAAAFGAHGQAYQALSAQAATFHIQFVQALTAGAGSYAAAEAASAASITSPLLDAINAPFLAALGRPLIGNGADGAPGTGAAGGAGGLLFGNGGAGGSGAPGGAGGLLFGNGGAGGPGASGGALG from the coding sequence ATATCGTTTGTGATCGCGGCGCCGGAGGCCATCGCGGCAGCGGCCACGGATTTGGCAAGCATCGGTTCGACGATCGGGGCGGCCAACGCCGCGGCCGCGGCCAACACGACGGCGGTGCTGGCCGCGGGCGCCGATCAGGTGTCGGTGGCCATCGCGGCGGCTTTTGGGGCGCACGGCCAGGCCTATCAGGCGCTCAGCGCGCAGGCGGCGACGTTTCATATCCAGTTTGTGCAGGCCTTGACCGCGGGCGCGGGCTCGTATGCGGCCGCCGAGGCCGCCAGCGCCGCGTCCATAACCAGTCCGCTGCTCGACGCGATCAACGCGCCCTTCCTGGCGGCGTTGGGGCGCCCGCTGATCGGTAACGGCGCCGACGGGGCGCCGGGGACCGGGGCCGCCGGCGGGGCCGGCGGATTGTTGTTCGGCAACGGCGGCGCGGGCGGGTCCGGCGCGCCCGGCGGGGCCGGCGGATTGTTGTTCGGCAACGGCGGCGCCGGCGGCCCCGGCGCGTCCGGCGGCGCGCTGGGCTGA
- the secY gene encoding preprotein translocase SecY (Belongs to the SECE/SEC61-alpha family. Part of the prokaryotic protein translocation apparatus which comprise SECA|Rv3240c, SECD|Rv2587c, SECE|Rv0638, SECF|Rv2586c,SECG|Rv1440 and SECY.), with protein sequence MLSAFISSLRTVDLRRKILFTLGIVILYRVGAALPSPGVNFPNVQQCIKEASAGEAGQIYSLINLFSGGALLKLTVFAVGVMPYITASIIVQLLTVVIPRFEELRKEGQAGQSKMTQYTRYLAIALAILQATSIVALAANGGLLQGCSLDIIADQSIFTLVVIVLVMTGGAALVMWMGELITERGIGNGMSLLIFVGIAARIPAEGQSILESRGGVVFTAVCAAALIIIVGVVFVEQGQRRIPVQYAKRMVGRRMYGGTSTYLPLKVNQAGVIPVIFASSLIYIPHLITQLIRSGSGVVGNSWWDKFVGTYLSDPSNLVYIGIYFGLIIFFTYFYVSITFNPDERADEMKKFGGFIPGIRPGRPTADYLRYVLSRITLPGSIYLGVIAVLPNLFLQIGAGGTVQNLPFGGTAVLIMIGVGLDTVKQIESQLMQRNYEGFLK encoded by the coding sequence GTGCTTTCGGCTTTCATCTCGTCGCTGCGAACAGTCGACTTGAGACGAAAGATCCTCTTCACGCTGGGCATCGTCATTCTCTACCGTGTCGGTGCCGCGCTGCCGTCCCCCGGTGTCAATTTTCCGAACGTGCAGCAGTGCATCAAAGAAGCCAGCGCGGGCGAAGCCGGACAGATCTATTCCCTGATCAACCTGTTCTCCGGCGGTGCGTTATTAAAGCTCACGGTGTTCGCGGTGGGGGTGATGCCCTACATCACCGCCAGCATCATCGTGCAGCTGCTCACCGTGGTCATCCCGAGGTTCGAGGAACTCCGGAAGGAAGGCCAGGCGGGTCAGTCGAAGATGACCCAGTACACCCGTTACCTAGCGATCGCGTTGGCTATCCTTCAAGCCACCAGCATCGTGGCGTTGGCTGCCAACGGCGGGTTGCTACAAGGTTGCTCGCTGGACATCATCGCCGACCAGAGCATTTTCACACTGGTCGTCATCGTGCTCGTGATGACGGGCGGCGCCGCGTTGGTGATGTGGATGGGCGAGTTGATCACCGAACGCGGCATCGGCAACGGCATGTCGCTGCTGATCTTCGTTGGCATCGCTGCCCGCATCCCGGCCGAAGGTCAAAGCATCCTGGAAAGCCGCGGTGGAGTCGTCTTCACCGCGGTCTGCGCGGCCGCGTTGATCATCATCGTCGGTGTGGTGTTCGTCGAACAGGGTCAGCGCCGGATTCCAGTGCAATACGCCAAGCGCATGGTGGGCCGGCGGATGTATGGCGGGACTTCGACTTATCTGCCGCTCAAGGTCAACCAGGCCGGCGTTATCCCGGTTATCTTCGCGTCGTCGCTGATCTACATTCCGCACCTGATCACCCAGCTGATTCGCAGCGGCAGCGGTGTCGTGGGAAACAGCTGGTGGGACAAATTCGTCGGCACGTACCTGTCCGACCCGAGCAACCTGGTCTACATCGGCATCTACTTCGGCCTCATCATCTTCTTCACCTACTTCTACGTGTCGATCACCTTCAACCCCGACGAACGTGCCGACGAGATGAAGAAGTTCGGCGGCTTCATTCCGGGAATTCGGCCGGGCCGTCCGACCGCAGACTATCTGCGCTATGTGCTGAGCCGGATTACCTTGCCGGGCTCGATTTACCTCGGCGTGATCGCCGTGCTGCCCAACCTGTTCCTCCAGATCGGCGCCGGTGGAACCGTGCAGAACCTGCCCTTTGGGGGTACCGCGGTGCTGATCATGATCGGTGTCGGTTTGGATACGGTCAAGCAGATCGAGAGTCAGCTCATGCAGCGCAACTACGAAGGGTTCCTCAAGTGA
- a CDS encoding hypothetical protein (This region is a possible MT-complex-specific genomic island (See Becq et al., 2007 PMID:17545187).), which yields MLPKNTRPTSETAEEFWDNSLWCSWGDRETGYTRTVTVSICQVADGEREAEGVRDMMRLECPAGLDLRTPNPEAYEITGQRPGEFVFVLGYLGHVRAIVGNCYIEIMPMGTRVELSKLADVALDIGRSVGCSAYENDFTLPDIPTQWRNQPLGWYTQGLAPYLPGLSDPKDAAEG from the coding sequence ATGCTGCCGAAGAACACCAGACCCACCTCGGAAACCGCCGAAGAGTTCTGGGACAACTCGCTGTGGTGCAGCTGGGGCGACCGAGAAACGGGATACACCCGCACCGTCACGGTTTCGATCTGCCAGGTGGCGGACGGCGAACGTGAGGCCGAAGGGGTTCGGGACATGATGCGGCTGGAGTGTCCGGCTGGGCTGGATCTACGGACACCCAACCCGGAGGCATACGAGATTACCGGTCAGCGGCCCGGAGAATTCGTGTTCGTGCTCGGCTATCTGGGGCATGTGCGGGCCATCGTGGGCAACTGTTACATCGAGATCATGCCGATGGGCACCAGGGTCGAGCTGAGCAAGTTGGCCGATGTGGCATTGGATATCGGCCGCAGTGTCGGATGCTCGGCCTACGAGAACGACTTCACGCTGCCGGACATTCCAACGCAGTGGCGCAACCAGCCGCTGGGCTGGTACACGCAAGGCCTTGCCCCCTACCTGCCGGGGCTGTCGGACCCGAAAGACGCCGCCGAGGGCTGA
- the sigL gene encoding ECF RNA polymerase sigma factor SigL (Belongs to the sigma-70 factor family, ECF subfamily.): MARVSGAAAAEAALMRALYDEHAAVLWRYALRLTGDAAQAEDVVQETLLRAWQHPEVIGDTARPARAWLFTVARNMIIDERRSARFRNVVGSTDQSGTPEQSTPDEVNAALDRLLIADALAQLSAEHRAVIQRSYYRGWSTAQIATDLGIAEGTVKSRLHYAVRALRLTLQELGVTR; encoded by the coding sequence GTGGCTCGTGTGTCGGGCGCCGCGGCCGCTGAAGCCGCGTTGATGAGGGCGCTCTACGACGAGCATGCCGCCGTGTTGTGGCGTTACGCGCTGCGCTTGACCGGGGATGCGGCCCAAGCCGAAGACGTCGTCCAAGAGACGCTGTTGCGGGCGTGGCAGCATCCGGAGGTGATCGGCGACACCGCGCGGCCGGCAAGGGCGTGGTTGTTCACCGTCGCGCGCAACATGATCATCGACGAGCGGCGCAGCGCCCGGTTCCGCAATGTGGTCGGTTCGACCGACCAATCGGGCACACCCGAGCAGTCGACGCCGGACGAGGTGAACGCCGCACTGGATCGGCTGCTGATCGCCGATGCGCTGGCCCAACTGTCCGCCGAGCATAGGGCCGTGATCCAGCGGTCCTACTACCGCGGATGGTCGACCGCACAGATTGCCACCGACCTCGGAATTGCCGAAGGAACGGTGAAGTCGCGATTGCACTACGCCGTGCGCGCGTTGCGGCTCACTCTGCAGGAACTGGGAGTTACTCGATGA
- a CDS encoding hypothetical protein (This region is a possible MT-complex-specific genomic island (See Becq et al., 2007 PMID:17545187).) translates to MVLTRRAREVALTQHIGVSAETDRAVVPKLRQAYDSLVCGRRRLGAIGAEIENAVAHQRALGLDTPAGARNFSRFLATKAHDITRVLAATAAESQAGAARLRSLASSYQAVGFGPKPQEPPPDPVPFPPYQPKVWAACRARGQDPDKVVRTFHHAPMSARFRSLPAGDSVLYCGNDKYGLLHIQAKHGRQWHDIADARWPSAGNWRYLADYAIGATLAYPERVEYNQDNDTFAVYRRMSLPDGRYVFTTRVIISARDGKIITAFPQTT, encoded by the coding sequence TTGGTGCTGACGCGGCGCGCGCGTGAAGTGGCGCTGACACAGCACATTGGGGTATCCGCGGAGACCGATCGGGCCGTCGTCCCCAAGCTGCGCCAGGCCTATGACAGCCTGGTGTGCGGTCGCCGCCGGCTTGGCGCCATTGGAGCCGAGATCGAGAACGCGGTGGCCCATCAGCGCGCGCTGGGCCTTGACACCCCGGCCGGTGCCCGTAACTTCTCCCGGTTTCTCGCCACCAAAGCACACGACATCACGCGAGTGCTGGCAGCAACCGCCGCGGAATCCCAGGCCGGCGCGGCGCGGTTGCGATCCCTGGCTTCGTCCTATCAGGCTGTGGGATTTGGCCCCAAACCCCAGGAGCCGCCTCCGGATCCAGTGCCATTTCCGCCCTACCAGCCGAAGGTGTGGGCGGCGTGCCGGGCGCGTGGCCAAGACCCGGACAAGGTCGTCAGGACGTTCCATCACGCGCCGATGAGCGCGAGATTCCGCTCGCTACCGGCCGGAGACTCCGTGTTGTACTGCGGCAATGACAAGTACGGGCTGCTGCACATTCAGGCCAAGCATGGACGCCAATGGCACGATATTGCGGATGCACGATGGCCGAGTGCAGGCAATTGGCGCTATCTCGCCGATTACGCAATCGGTGCCACACTGGCCTACCCGGAGCGAGTGGAGTACAACCAAGACAACGACACGTTCGCCGTATACCGGAGAATGTCGTTGCCAGACGGCAGATACGTTTTCACAACCCGCGTCATTATTTCGGCACGCGACGGGAAGATCATTACGGCCTTCCCGCAGACGACGTGA
- the rslA gene encoding anti-sigma-L factor RslA → MTMPLRGLGPPDDTGVREVSTGDDHHYAMWDAAYVLGALSAADRREFEAHLAGCPECRGAVTELCGVPALLSQLDRDEVAAISESAPTVVASGLSPELLPSLLAAVHRRRRRTRLITWVASSAAAAVLAIGVLVGVQGHSAAPQRAAVSALPMAQVGTQLLASTVSISGEPWGTFINLRCVCLAPPYASHDTLAMVVVGRDGSQTRLATWLAEPGHTATPAGSISTPVDQIAAVQVVAADTGQVLLQRSL, encoded by the coding sequence ATGACGATGCCGCTACGAGGACTTGGCCCGCCCGATGACACCGGTGTGCGCGAGGTGTCGACGGGTGATGATCACCACTACGCGATGTGGGATGCAGCTTACGTGTTGGGAGCATTGTCTGCGGCCGACCGCCGCGAATTCGAAGCGCACCTGGCCGGTTGCCCCGAATGCCGGGGGGCCGTCACCGAACTCTGCGGGGTGCCCGCCCTGCTGTCCCAGCTCGATCGTGACGAAGTGGCCGCGATTAGCGAATCCGCCCCGACTGTGGTGGCTTCGGGGCTGTCGCCGGAGTTGTTGCCGTCGTTGCTGGCGGCGGTGCACAGGCGTCGGCGCCGTACCCGGCTGATCACCTGGGTGGCCTCGTCCGCCGCTGCCGCGGTGCTGGCGATCGGTGTGCTAGTCGGTGTGCAGGGCCACTCCGCGGCACCGCAGCGGGCGGCCGTGTCGGCGCTGCCGATGGCCCAGGTCGGCACGCAGCTGTTGGCGTCCACGGTGTCGATCAGCGGCGAGCCTTGGGGGACGTTCATCAACCTGCGGTGCGTCTGCCTGGCGCCGCCGTATGCTTCCCACGACACGCTGGCCATGGTTGTGGTGGGTCGTGACGGCAGCCAGACACGGCTGGCGACTTGGTTGGCCGAACCCGGTCACACCGCGACACCCGCCGGCAGCATTTCGACACCGGTTGACCAGATCGCCGCCGTGCAAGTGGTTGCCGCCGATACCGGCCAGGTTCTGCTGCAGCGTTCGCTCTAA
- a CDS encoding hypothetical protein (This region is a possible MT-complex-specific genomic island (See Becq et al., 2007 PMID:17545187).) codes for MTRQQLAHLLRRACAVVGDVDVLVLGSQSILGSFDENELPPQATASQEADIAFVNDPARDKADHVDVAIGEMSDFHRSNGVYAEGVHIDTAILPNGWRDRLVSWTVESSRPAKPRFLEPHDLAVAKLAAGREKDKAFVAALIRSGLLDVGVIQARVLLLPEETDPRIGQRIAAWLNYYGAGNHSS; via the coding sequence ATGACGCGTCAGCAACTTGCACATCTCCTCCGCCGCGCCTGTGCTGTTGTGGGCGATGTGGACGTGCTGGTACTCGGGTCGCAGTCGATCCTGGGGTCATTTGATGAAAACGAACTACCGCCGCAGGCCACCGCCTCCCAGGAGGCCGACATCGCGTTTGTCAACGACCCGGCGCGGGACAAAGCGGATCATGTCGACGTGGCAATCGGCGAGATGTCCGATTTTCACCGCAGCAATGGCGTTTATGCCGAGGGCGTACATATCGACACCGCGATCCTGCCTAACGGGTGGCGGGACCGGCTGGTCAGTTGGACCGTCGAATCCTCGCGCCCGGCGAAACCACGCTTTCTGGAACCGCACGACCTCGCGGTGGCGAAACTTGCCGCCGGACGCGAGAAGGACAAAGCTTTCGTGGCCGCCCTCATCCGAAGCGGCCTGCTCGACGTGGGTGTGATCCAGGCTCGGGTTTTGCTGCTGCCGGAGGAAACCGACCCGCGTATCGGTCAACGCATTGCGGCCTGGCTGAACTACTACGGTGCGGGCAACCACTCCTCCTAG
- a CDS encoding hypothetical protein (This region is a possible MT-complex-specific genomic island (See Becq et al., 2007 PMID:17545187).) → MGPPHRSRPPLPSPGPTCQVLPTTAVIHTVTAEALGRIGIDAPRIPGSLDVAAHAAIGLLPLVAGCDRRHRRPVRGARAGRAAQVSLCMTAIRVEPVSSNAVCTGPAAQVGDQSRSPQRDYAHQALQPDVPRRRARRHRPRRCSAKTGSSSSTMRCTCHQNQCLWSSGVSWALAR, encoded by the coding sequence GTGGGGCCGCCGCACCGGTCGAGGCCACCGCTTCCATCGCCAGGCCCAACATGCCAGGTGCTGCCGACTACGGCGGTGATCCACACGGTCACGGCGGAAGCATTGGGCCGCATCGGTATTGATGCGCCGCGGATTCCTGGATCGTTGGACGTCGCCGCGCATGCGGCGATCGGGCTGCTGCCGTTGGTGGCCGGCTGCGACCGCCGACATCGGCGGCCTGTCCGCGGTGCTCGGGCCGGACGGGCTGCCCAAGTGTCTTTGTGTATGACGGCTATCCGGGTGGAGCCGGTTTCGTCGAACGCGGTTTGCACCGGCCCCGCGGCGCAGGTGGGTGACCAGTCACGCTCACCGCAGCGCGATTACGCGCACCAGGCCTTGCAACCCGATGTGCCGCGGCGCCGCGCGCGGCGGCACAGACCCCGCCGGTGTTCGGCAAAAACGGGGTCGTCGTCTTCGACGATGCGGTGTACTTGTCATCAGAATCAGTGTCTATGGTCATCGGGGGTGTCGTGGGCGCTGGCCCGCTGA
- the adk gene encoding adenylate kinase (ATP-AMP transphosphorylase) yields MRVLLLGPPGAGKGTQAVKLAEKLGIPQISTGELFRRNIEEGTKLGVEAKRYLDAGDLVPSDLTNELVDDRLNNPDAANGFILDGYPRSVEQAKALHEMLERRGTDIDAVLEFRVSEEVLLERLKGRGRADDTDDVILNRMKVYRDETAPLLEYYRDQLKTVDAVGTMDEVFARALRALGK; encoded by the coding sequence GTGAGAGTTTTGTTGCTGGGACCGCCCGGGGCGGGCAAGGGGACGCAGGCGGTGAAGCTGGCCGAGAAGCTCGGGATCCCGCAGATCTCCACCGGCGAACTCTTCCGGCGCAACATCGAAGAGGGCACCAAGCTCGGCGTGGAAGCCAAACGCTACTTGGATGCCGGTGACTTGGTGCCGTCCGACTTGACCAATGAACTCGTCGACGACCGGCTGAACAATCCGGACGCGGCCAACGGATTCATCTTGGATGGCTATCCACGCTCGGTCGAGCAGGCCAAGGCGCTTCACGAGATGCTCGAACGCCGGGGGACCGACATCGACGCGGTGCTGGAGTTTCGTGTGTCCGAGGAGGTGTTGTTGGAGCGACTCAAGGGGCGTGGCCGCGCCGACGACACCGACGACGTCATCCTCAACCGGATGAAGGTCTACCGCGACGAGACCGCGCCGCTGCTGGAGTACTACCGCGACCAATTGAAGACCGTCGACGCCGTCGGCACCATGGACGAGGTGTTCGCCCGTGCGTTGCGGGCTCTGGGAAAGTAG